Genomic DNA from Haloarcula marina:
GTCCCCATGTGGTGATACGCCGGGCCGGTCCCGCCGCCGTCCGGTCCGGCGGTCCACGAGATGTCGACGCCCAACTCGTCCAGTATCGACTGCTGAATGTCGGTCGCCCGCCGGAGCGACCGTTCGACTCTGTCGCCCCACGACCACTGGATATCCGGAACGGGGTTCCCGTGATCGTCGGTCTGTGACGTATCGAGGGCGATGCGGTTCTCCTTCCGCGGCGGTTGGCCGACGAGGCCGCCCATGGCGATGCTGTGGCCGTATGCCTCGCGGAGGCTTTCCAGAAGGGTATCCCCCCACTCGTCGGCCGAGAGCGCCAGTTCGACTGGCGACGGCCCGGCGTAGTTGAGGAACTCCAGTTTGATCGGCGAGAGAGGCGCATCGGATTCGGGGACCACCGTCTCGCCGTCCGCGACGCGTTCGACGGCTTGACCCGGGTCATCGTAGAACTGGTGGCACTCGCTGGTGATGAAGCCGACGTGGTTCTGCCGGGTTCGCTCGTCGATAGTGCCGCCAGCACCGGCGAAGAGGTGTTCCATGAAGTACCGACCGACCAGTCCCGACGAGTTGGCGAGGCCGTCGGGGAACTGTTCGGAGCGAGAGAGGAGGAGGAGCCGTGGAATCTCGACGCCACCGGCCGCGAGGACGAACTCGCGGGCAGTCTGTCGGTGTTCCGTGCCGTCCGGCGTCGCGTAGACGGCGGCGGTCACCCGTCCGTCGCGGTCGGTTTCGAGGCGCTGGACGGGAACCCTGTCCAGTACGGTCGCCCCCGCTTTCTCGGCGTCCTCGACGTGGACGCTGGCGTCGTACTTCGCGCCGGAGGGACACACGGGCTGACAGGTCCCGTACCCGACGCAGGGACCCCGGCCGTCGTATGCCTCGGAGTTGCGAGCGTTCGGGACCGAGTGCATCGCCACGCCGAGCGAATCGCAGGCCTCGGCGAACAAGGAGTCGCTGTACGACGGCGGAAAGCCCGGGAGGGGATAGGGGCCGTCCCGCGCCGGTGCGAAGGGGTTGTCGGCATCCCCCGCGACGCCCAGCGCTCGTTCGGCGTCGGCGTAGTACGGCCGCAGGTCGTCGTAGTCGATGGGCCACGCCGGGTCGTCGTTGTCGTGACTGCCCTCGAAATCGGTGGGGTGGAGGCGCATCACCATCCCCTGCCAGTGAAGGGTCGACCCGCCGATGCCCTTCACGCGGGAGACGTTCAGCGGGTAGTATCGGTCGCCGCTCGCAGAGAAGTCGTCTCGCTCGCCGCCCATTCCCCAGACGGAGACGTCCGAATCGGGCCGAATTGCCGCTTCCATCTGGTCGGGCCTGTCGGCGAAGTCGAAGCGCGGCCCGGCCTCCAACACGACCACGTCGTGG
This window encodes:
- a CDS encoding GMC family oxidoreductase; amino-acid sequence: MQVDRTPAPRADVCIVGAGPAGALVASRLASDGHDVVVLEAGPRFDFADRPDQMEAAIRPDSDVSVWGMGGERDDFSASGDRYYPLNVSRVKGIGGSTLHWQGMVMRLHPTDFEGSHDNDDPAWPIDYDDLRPYYADAERALGVAGDADNPFAPARDGPYPLPGFPPSYSDSLFAEACDSLGVAMHSVPNARNSEAYDGRGPCVGYGTCQPVCPSGAKYDASVHVEDAEKAGATVLDRVPVQRLETDRDGRVTAAVYATPDGTEHRQTAREFVLAAGGVEIPRLLLLSRSEQFPDGLANSSGLVGRYFMEHLFAGAGGTIDERTRQNHVGFITSECHQFYDDPGQAVERVADGETVVPESDAPLSPIKLEFLNYAGPSPVELALSADEWGDTLLESLREAYGHSIAMGGLVGQPPRKENRIALDTSQTDDHGNPVPDIQWSWGDRVERSLRRATDIQQSILDELGVDISWTAGPDGGGTGPAYHHMGTTRMGSDPATSVVDPQLRTHDVGNLSVASSSVFVTAGSMNPTLTIAALALKCADHVAERL